One part of the Nymphaea colorata isolate Beijing-Zhang1983 chromosome 8, ASM883128v2, whole genome shotgun sequence genome encodes these proteins:
- the LOC116259018 gene encoding myb family transcription factor PHL7-like — protein MYHQKNISSTKFVHSASMTGERQIDSGSMGPSGGSNNLNNSNLASRQRLRWTHELHERFVDAVQQLGGPDRATPKGVLRVMGVPGLTIYHVKSHLQKYRLAKFLPEPSSEGMKIDKRDSGDMFPSLDAASGMQITEALRLQMEVQKRLHEQLEVQRQLQLRIEAQGKYLQKIIEEQQRLSGVLGGDFSAAGIVSATGDHSPETDDKTDPSTPAATSEAPPLQDKGTNESTKELTNCTTKSLSRDESFSSRHEPLTPDSGCHVSPSAESPAGERPVKKQRVAMPQSTNGSAGQKHAQPANMANVGASHSKSDLMLSHPILESSTGLTFQQQNSQVYQVGSISGNFDSLTSLCEEYGFENMPGGDSM, from the exons ATGTATCATCAAAAAAACATTTCTAGCACAAAATTTGTTCACAGTGCCTCAATGACTGGCGAACGGCAGATAGATAGCGGCTCCATGGGACCAAGTGGTGGGAGCAATAATCTGAACAACTCGAATCTAGCATCTAGACAGAGATTGAGGTGGACTCATGAACTTCATGAACGTTTTGTGGACGCCGTTCAACAGCTTGGTGGTCCAGATA GAGCTACTCCCAAAGGGGTATTGAGAGTCATGGGGGTTCCAGGATTGACCATTTATCATGTCAAGAGTCATCTACAG AAATATCGGTTAGCAAAATTCCTTCCTGAGCCGTCATCTGAAG GGATGAAAATTGACAAGAGGGACTCAGGTGACATGTTTCCTAGCTTAGATGCTGCATC TGGCATGCAAATAACGGAGGCTTTGAGGTTACAAATGGAGGTGCAAAAGAGACTGCATGAGCAGCTGGAG GTGCAAAGGCAGTTGCAACTGCGTATTGAAGCTCAGGGAAAGTATCTGCAGAAAATCATAGAGGAACAGCAACGCTTGAGTGGTGTACTTGGGGGTGATTTTTCTGCTGCAGGTATTGTATCAGCAACTGGTGATCACTCACCTGAAACTGATGACAAGACAGACCCCTCGACTCCAGCAGCAACATCAGAGGCACCACCACTACAAGACAAAGGCACCAACGAGTCCACCAAAGAACTGACAAACTGCACTACCAAGAGTCTTTCTAGAGACGAATCATTCTCCTCTCGCCATGAGCCCCTCACGCCAGATTCTGGCTGCCATGTCAGCCCTTCAGCAGAGAGTCCAGCAGGAGAGAGGCCTGTAAAAAAGCAGAGAGTGGCGATGCCACAGTCTACGAATGGAAGTGCAGGACAGAAGCATGCGCAGCCAGCCAACATGGCAAACGTAGGTGCCTCACATTCTAAATCAGATTTGATGCTTTCCCATCCTATACTGGAATCAAGCACTGGGCTGACCTTCCAGCAGCAGAACAGTCAGGTTTATCAGGTCGGCAGTATCTCTGGAAATTTTGATTCGTTGACGTCACTCTGCGAGGAGTATGGATTTGAAAACATGCCTGGTGGTGATAGTATGTAG